DNA from Roseofilum casamattae BLCC-M143:
CAATGGCGAAGCCAAGTGATAAACTGAAAGGGTAAAATCCCAACGATCGTCTCTGATGGGTTTAAAAACAGTGATAAGTAATTATTGATTTGAGAAGGGAGCGATCGCAGATGGAGTTCTCGTGATGAATAGACGGTTGGATGATATTTTCCAAAGTATGCCCAATATGGCTTACTTGAAAATCGATCGCCATTATGCGATCGCAGATTACTCGGAAAATATTGCCAGCCTGATTGGCGATCGCAAATGCAATCTAGGCGAAGACGTTCGCTCTTACTTTTCCTCAGTCTCCGATCTGCAACAATACTTAGATCGCTTGCTTCTAGGAGAAGCAAAACAGCTCCAATTTGACTGGATAGATAGGGAACAATACGTACAAGTAACTCTTTCTATGCTCGCCAACCATGGGAGTCAGGACGCATCTGCAACTTGGTTGGCCATCCTCCAGGAGAAAACAGAAGAGTATCGCCATCGCCAGCACCTAGAATTTTATGAAAAACACCATCATTTGCTCGAAGGCATTACTCAAAAAATGCGTCAATCTTTGGGTAAAGAAAAAATTCTGCAATATGCCGTCACTAAACTGCAAACATTATTGCAAGCAGACCGTGCATTCGTTTACTATCTTAACCCAGATTGGAGCGGCACCGTTTTTGTGGAAGCTGTCAGTAGCAACGATCGTTCCCTCCTTGAAGAACAGATGGAGCGATTTTATGCGAAAGAAAAAATTACCTTGGCTCAACAGCATCAAGTCCAAGCATTTACCAATTTAGAGCAAGCCAATCTGACCGAACCCGATCGAGAAGCTTTACGCCAACTCCAGGTTAACGCCGAAGTCATCATTCCCATCGAGCAGGGAATTGCCTTAAGCTCTTCGTCTCAATATCCTCCTTTAGACCAATACAGCTCGGCTTTACCGATCACTTCTCGAAACGTTACTTCAGCCAATACCTATTTATGGGGATTGCTCGTCATTCACCATAGCCATCGCCCTCATTGGTGGCAACCTTGGGAAATCCAACTGTTGCAAGGAGTTGCCTCCCAACTGAGTATTGCGATTCAACAGTCCATCCTGAAGGAGCAACTCGAAGAAGCAAACGAAGAACTCAGACAAATTGCCGCTTGCGACAGTTTAACCAAACTCTGGAACCATCGCTACTTCGATCGCAATCTCTCACAAGAATGGCGACGGCTCACCAGAGAGCGATCGCCATTAAGCACGATCGTGTGCGAAATTGATGGTTTCCAACTCTATCGCGAAACCTACGGTCATCTCCGGGCCGACTTT
Protein-coding regions in this window:
- a CDS encoding sensor domain-containing diguanylate cyclase — translated: MNRRLDDIFQSMPNMAYLKIDRHYAIADYSENIASLIGDRKCNLGEDVRSYFSSVSDLQQYLDRLLLGEAKQLQFDWIDREQYVQVTLSMLANHGSQDASATWLAILQEKTEEYRHRQHLEFYEKHHHLLEGITQKMRQSLGKEKILQYAVTKLQTLLQADRAFVYYLNPDWSGTVFVEAVSSNDRSLLEEQMERFYAKEKITLAQQHQVQAFTNLEQANLTEPDREALRQLQVNAEVIIPIEQGIALSSSSQYPPLDQYSSALPITSRNVTSANTYLWGLLVIHHSHRPHWWQPWEIQLLQGVASQLSIAIQQSILKEQLEEANEELRQIAACDSLTKLWNHRYFDRNLSQEWRRLTRERSPLSTIVCEIDGFQLYRETYGHLRADFCLQLLADAIHKTLKRPADLVARYGSETFALLLPHTNLSGALHVARLIQDNAIALELEHRTSPVAPTVTLSIGVASLLPRSDLQSELLVELAYHALHQAQRNGCNQIVTALPNV